Proteins encoded within one genomic window of Psilocybe cubensis strain MGC-MH-2018 chromosome 2, whole genome shotgun sequence:
- a CDS encoding Ergothioneine biosynthesis protein 1 → MVSSQSSSASSRSGSPDTRGTTPSTSSESLHLRETYAAISISQCTPGIVQLVFDKHASCNRLGLLVGENPFSREESSSVHHLPDGSTYAISCTYQRFTCPKPVVSTDPVEAFRHTLFSSISLRSIFSTHVSDEITLYILERPPFVYPPLRHTIASSLAVSADGTSGNIPTLEDWKTLWANWDLITLEMIPPSMLHQKPIDLRHKCLFYIGHIPTFLDMLISKSIGGQPTEPKYFWNIFERGIDPHVDDPDHCHNHSEVPEKDEDWPTLEAIIGFRNGVRARLECLYDDLATGKRTLTRNIARTLVMTYEHEGFHVETLLYMLIQRACSGTLPPPGFTVPLWEELAEQWASLPTPSTSTVVVEPANLILGHNDSEGDDKLPHLSESTVQGHTFGWDNESPARQVHVEAFKAEWRPVTNGEFERFWRGPGKNLVQVPKSWVVDEQGAVQVLTMYGLVTMQVAEHWPVLTSYDDLEAYAKFKGGRLPTEPELRLFLDLYDVGHEGGANVGFRNWHPVPATTGLAEYAGKGSNGGIWEWTSTAFDTHDGLVPTQLFTGYSTDFFDGKHQVARNAKAID, encoded by the exons ATGGTTTCTTCTCAGTCTTCCTCCGCATCTTCTCGCTCTGGCTCGCCAGACACCCGTGGAACAACTCCCTCCACCAGCTCTGAGTCTTTGCATTTGAGGGAAACTTATGCTGCTATCTCGATTTCTCAGTGCACTCCCGGCATTGTGCAACTGGTCTTCGATAAGCATGCGTCTTGCAACCGATTAGGCCTGTTGGTTGGCGAGAATCCCTTTTCAAGGGAAGAGTCTTCGTCTGTGCATCACCTCCCTGATGGTTCGACATACGCCATTTCATGCACATATCAGCGCTTCACTTGC CCGAAGCCAGTCGTTAGCACAGATCCCGTGGAAGCTTTTCGTCAtactcttttttcttccatctctCTTCGGTCCATTTTTTCTACTCATGTTAGCGACGAGATCACCTTGTACATCCTTGAGAGACCCCCGTTCGTCTACCCACCCCTTAGACATACGATTGCTAGCAGCCTTGCAGTCTCTGCCGATGGAACCTCGGGCAACATCCCTACTCTCGAAGACTGGAAGACACTATGGGCGAATTGGGATCTTATCACTCTCGAGATGATCCCTCCCTCTATGCTCCACCAGAAGCCTATTGACTTAAGACATAAATGTCTTTTCTATATAGGTCACATTCCAAC ATTCTTGGATATGCTCATTTCCAAGTCCATCGGTGGTCAACCCACTGAACCAAAGTACTTCTGGAACATCTTTGAG AGAGGCATCGACCCTCACGTTGACGATCCTGATCATTGTCAC AATCATTCAGAAGTTCCagagaaagatgaagattGGCCTACACTCGAAGCTATCATAGGGTTCCGCAATGGGGTCCGTGCCCGCCTCGAATGCCTTTATGACGATCTCGCCACCGGCAAGCGTACGCTCACGCGTAACATTGCAAGAACTTTGGTCATGACATACGAGCATGAAGGTTTTCATGTAGAA ACACTCTTGTACATGCTTATTCAACGAGCGTGCAGTGGTACCCTCCCTCCGCCAGGTTTTACAGTTCCGCTTTGGGAAGAGCTTGCAGAGCAATGGGCCTCTTTACCTACACCTAGCACCTCTACCGTCGTGGTGGAACCTGCAAATCTGATCTTGGGTCATAACGACTCTGAAGGGGACGACAAACTTCCTCATCTATCAGAAAGTACTGTTCAAGGTCACACTTTTGGGTGGGATAACGAGAGCCCTGCTCGCCAGGTGCATGTGGAAGCTTTCAAAGCTGAGTGGCGCCCAGTGACAAATGGAGAGTTTGAACGCTTTTGGAGAGGACCCGGGAAAAACCTTGTTCAGGTACCCAAAAGTTGGGTTGTAGATGAACAGGGTGCTGTCCAG GTGCTCACCATGTACGGTCTCGTTACCATGCAAGTTGCAGAACACTGGCCAGTGCTTACCTCGTATGATGACCTTGAGGCATACGCCAAATTTAAAGGTGGCAGACTTCCTACTGAGCCTGAGTTGAGGCTCTTCCTAGACCTTTACGATGTCGGCCACGAAGGTGGGGCCAATGTAGGCTTCCGAAACTGGCATCCTGTCCC GGCGACCACGGGACTAGCAGAGTATGCCGGTAAAGGCTCAAATGGTGGAATCTGGGAATGGACTAGCACAGCATTTGACACTCACGATGGACTCGTACCAACACAGCTCTTCACTGGATATTCAACCGATTTCTTCGATGGAAAACATCAGGTTGCG CGCAACGCGAAAGCAATAGATTAA